The following proteins are encoded in a genomic region of Colletotrichum higginsianum IMI 349063 chromosome 9, whole genome shotgun sequence:
- a CDS encoding F-box domain-containing protein, which produces MASNIVPTWPPAKIPVEIFDEITTYLSRLDVKNLRLVNREFDQMISAKYFRNVVVPFRSEIYQAMKKKAFLENEDNEQAQSGKDTLFSSGMRIFQSFGEHILRFALSLELDEENLAYPPIKPTQEAITSYWGIYRWPHESYLRYTELEGLEQTADETASMMEALGYLAKVQELGLCCDAGLGYLLGPDQQLESPPLPHPVFGLRNLRYRTLQRHLRINSDSMNARKLAFESPRDFKYTVLESMVRKAGYAQDQAKDAIAMLLSTENVSLTSIDFDERTAAAAAALASSESQVINRAVLQHVDAAPDQDHDDTFTRTLMAVLRDSPAGYPLQPRNLTRGQKEMLLELEWAHRALIQSYVIALIDNARLSRFNSLTTLTIAKIPSSHIFMFQRPDFWQSLPNLTNVALAVVADWRQVAKVAPGCVEDTFVSPVESVLKVQSLLQDHIATQENIKFLHFEWICGGEFAPGTTQRNLYVLPAPFCSPEQMVHPETAKSPDVLLSLPHVRHLSLKNCYATPHVFLQALRTMAGQSLQKLELETVSLTGSPTRDQAHLNAAVHQLHAHVGAPIQIQIQAPGPVHAHGVAQAAQPIAQQQPPPVPPAPLQQQVNLPLALGFDQGGAAVLPPPAQPPMGNMGAGPNQVPPLPPNQIPNWNRMRLKQPKLLSWAGIIERVSPAPSIHELMASQGDELDEDDWVDGFVRRDDGFSFIPRPHGLVRDKASLAIEHLSFKSCGYVLVDTSSIDNTGILGSHSPRQASQDVISRRRELASLMQVCTDRLAAKITNHITPQEQFNLTTAFGVDTEWNNVYDEGVIEAAKMDGIVHPGRGRFSGVITKTVRQG; this is translated from the coding sequence ATGGCTTCGAATATAGTGCCGACTTGGCCGCCCGCCAAGATCCCGGTTGAGATCTTTGACGAGATCACCACATACCTGTCCCGGTTGGATGTTAAGAATCTCCGCCTGGTCAATCGCGAGTTCGATCAGATGATTTCAGCAAAATACTTCCGCAACGTCGTGGTTCCCTTCCGCTCGGAGATATACCAGGCtatgaagaagaaggcgttTTTGGAGAACGAGGACAACGAGCAGGCACAGTCGGGCAAAGACACGCTCTTCTCAAGTGGAATGCGGATCTTCCAGTCTTTCGGCGAACACATTCTACGTTTCGCCCTGTccctcgaactcgacgaAGAGAATCTCGCCTACCCACCCATCAAACCGACACAGGAGGCCATCACCTCGTACTGGGGCATCTACCGGTGGCCCCACGAATCTTATCTACGATACACGGAACTTGAGGGACTGGAGCAGACTGCTGACGAGACAGCCTCTATGATGGAAGCTCTAGGATATTTGGCCAAAGTGCAGGAATTGGGACTGTGCTGCGACGCAGGACTGGGCTATCTCTTGGGCCCTGATCAACAGCTGGAGAGCCCCCCGTTGCCGCATCCCGTCTTCGGCTTGCGCAACTTGCGATACCGGACACTGCAGCGACACCTCCGAATCAACTCGGATTCTATGAACGCCCGCAAGCTCGCCTTCGAGAGTCCTCGAGACTTCAAGTATACCGTCCTTGAGTCAATGGTGAGAAAAGCCGGATACGCGCAAGACCAGGCCAAGGATGCCATTGCGATGCTCTTGAGTACCGAGAACGTCTCGTTGACGAGTATCGACTTTGATGAGcgtaccgccgccgccgccgccgctctggccaGCTCCGAGAGCCAAGTCATCAACCGCGCCGTGCTTCAACACGTTGATGCCGCTCCTGACCAGGATCACGATGACACTTTCACACGAACGCTGATGGCGGTACTCAGGGACTCGCCTGCGGGCTATCCGTTGCAGCCCAGAAACCTGACCAGAGGGCAGAAGGAGATGTTGTTGGAGCTAGAGTGGGCCCATCGAGCTCTTATCCAGTCATACGTGATCGCGCTCATTGACAATGCCCGGCTGAGCAGATTTAACTCGCTGACGACCCTGACGATCGCCAAGATACCCAGCAGCCATATTTTTATGTTCCAGAGGCCGGACTTTTGGCAAAGCTTACCCAACCTCACCAACGTTGCTCTGGCCGTTGTCGCCGATTGGCGCCAAGTAGCCAAGGTGGCGCCTGGCTGCGTTGAGGACACCTTCGTCTCTCCCGTGGAGTCCGTCCTCAAGGTTCAGAGCTTACTCCAGGACCACATCGCAACGCAAGAGAACATCAAGTTTCTCCACTTTGAGTGGATTTGCGGCGGCGAGTTCGCACCCGGCACGACTCAGCGCAATCTGTACGTGCTTCCGGCTCCATTTTGCTCGCCCGAGCAAATGGTGCATCCCGAGACCGCCAAGTCGCCGGATGTCTTGCTCTCATTGCCGCACGTTAGGCATCTGTCGCTGAAAAACTGCTATGCGACGCCCCACGTCTTCCTCCAAGCCCTCCGAACGATGGCAGGCCAGTCACTGCAGAAGCTCGAGTTGGAGACCGTATCTCTCACAGGTTCGCCCACTCGGGATCAGGCCCATTTGAATGCTGCAGTCCATCAACTACATGCCCATGTCGGAGCGCCGATTCAAATCCAGATACAGGCTCCAGGCCCGGTGCATGCTCACGGCGTGGCTCAAGCTGCTCAACCGATTGCTCAACAACAGCCGCCCCCGGTGCCACCCGCCCCTCTTCAACAGCAAGTCAACTTGCCCCTAGCTTTGGGCTTTGACCAAGGGGGTGCGGCGGTATTGCCACCACCGGCTCAACCTCCAATGGGCAACATGGGCGCTGGACCGAATCAAGTCCCTCCGTTACCGCCGAACCAGATCCCTAATTGGAATAGGATGCGGCTTAAGCAGCCAAAGCTGCTGTCTTGGGCGGGCATCATTGAGCGCGTTTCTCCGGCACCTTCAATCCACGAGCTGATGGCTAGTCAAGGCGATGAGCTGGACGAAGACGATTGGGTCGATGGTTTCGTGCGTCGAGACGATGGCTTCTCTTTCATTCCTCGTCCGCACGGCCTTGTCAGAGACAAGGCTTCCCTCGCGATTGAGCACCTGTCGTTCAAGTCCTGCGGCTACGTACTTGTGGACACTTCCTCCATTGACAATACCGGTATCCTGGGAAGTCATTCACCAAGACAGGCGTCTCAGGACGTTATATCGAGGCGCAGAGAGTTGGCGTCTCTCATGCAGGTGTGTACCGACAGGTTGGCAGCGAAGATCACCAACCATATCACACCCCAGGAGCAATTCAATCTGACCACTGCATTCGGCGTGGATACGGAGTGGAACAACGTGTACGACGAGGGAGTTATTGAAGCCGCAAAGATGGACGGCATCGTGCATCCTGGCCGGGGACGCTTCAGCGGAGTCATCACCAAGACAGTGCGCCAGGGTTGA
- a CDS encoding ribosomal protein L22: MNKGEEKIHGLETTRLTVSVFQVRYAAHEIAPAKSARARGAYLRVSFKNTRETAQAINGWKLQRAVTFLENVTEKKEAVPFRRYAGSIGRTAQGKAFGVSKARWPVKSAEFLLGLLKNAESNADAKGLDTGNLVVKHIQVNQAPKQRRRTYRAHGRINPYMSNPCHIELILTEGEEVVQKSDAVAGREEIRLNSRQRGARVRQAITAA, from the exons ATG AACAAGGGGGAGGAAAAGATCCATGGACTTGAGACAACGAGACTGACAGTTTCCGTCTTCCAGGTTCGTTACGCTGCCCACGAGATCGCCCCCGCGAAGTCggcccgcgcccgcggcgcCTACCTCCGTGTGTCCTTCAAGAACACTCGCGAGACCGCTCAGGCCATCAACGGCTGGAAGCTCCAGCGCGCCGTCACCTTCCTCGAGAACGTcaccgagaagaaggaggccgtccCCTTCCGCCGCTACGCTGGCTCTATCGGCCGCACCGCTCAGGGCAAGGCCTTCGGTGTCTCCAAGGCCCGCTGGCCCGTCAAGTCCGCCGAgttccttctcggcctcctcaaGAACGCCGAGTCCAACGCCGATGCCAAGGGTCTCGACACCGGCAACCTGGTTGTCAAGCACATCCAAGTCAACCAGGCCCCCAAGCAACGGAGACGCACATACCGTGCTCACGGTCGT ATCAACCCCTACATGTCCAACCCCTGCCACATCGAGCTCATCCTTACCGAGGGTGAGGAGGTCGTCCAGAAGTCTGACGCCGTCGCTGGCCGTGAGGAGATCCGCCTCAACTCCCGCCAGCGTGGTGCCCGCGTCCGCCAGGCCATCACCGCCGCATAA
- a CDS encoding Fibrillarin yields the protein MLPGPCVLLKLPKKKSDEKFQSPSRSVYPVFNPPPRGLAPAPLTPPIRLFTTRELPVLIQFIVPSYNNTQQHPYNESIKDMAPFVPRGGGGRGAPRGGGGGFGGRGGGRGGFGGGDRGGRGGFGGDRGRGGFGGRGGGRGGGRGGPGGARGRGGIDKRGGRGGGRGGFKPGQKGGQKVIVEPHRHEGIFVVRGKEDAIATRNIVPGESVYGEKRVSVDDSVQNEDGTTTTTKVEYRVWNPFRSKLAAAVIGGLEKLYFGPGSKVLYLGGASGTSVSHVADIVGPTGFVYAVEFSPRSGRDLIGMAAKRTNVVPIVEDARQPLKYRMLMPMVDAIFADVAQPDQARIVAMNAHQFLKVGGGILISIKANCIDSTAPATKVFAMEVEKLRAERITPKEQLTLEPFERDHCLVAAEYSRYAK from the exons ATGCTCCCTGGCCCGTGCGTTCTCTTGAAGCtcccaaaaaaaaagtccGACGAAAAATTTCAATCACCCAGCCGAAGCGTATATCCAGTGTTCAACCCGCCACCAAGAGGATTAGCACCTGCGCCTCTGACACCCCCAATTCGACTTTTCACAACGCGGGAACTGCCTGTCTTGATCCAATTCATCGTCCCTTCTTACAACAATACTCAACAACACCCCTATAACGAATCAATAAAAGACATGGCTCCCTTCGTGCctcgtggcggcggtggtcgCGGTGCCCCTcgcggaggcggtggtggttTCGGTGGAcgtggtggtggccgtggaggcttcggcggcggtgaccGTGGAGGCCGTGGTGGCTTTGGCGGTGACCGCGGTCGCGGCGGCTTCGGTGGTCGCGGTGGTGGTCGCG GTGGTGGTCGCGGCGGTCCTGGTGGTGCTCGTGGCCGTGGAGGCATTGACAagcgcggcggcagaggTGGTGGCCGCGGAGGCTTCAAGCCTGGCCAGAAGGGCGGCCAGAAGGTCATCGTG GAACCCCACCGTCACGAGGGTATCTTTGTTGTCCGTGGCAAGGAAGACGCCATTGCAACTCGCAACATCGTTCCTGGCGAGTCCGTTTACGGCGAGAAGCGCGTCTCAGTCGACGACAGCGTCCAGAACGAGGACGgcaccaccacaaccaccaagGTCGAGTACCGTGTATGGAACCCCTTCCGCAGTAAGCTGGCCGCTGCCGTCATCGGTGGTCTGGAGAAGCTCTACTTCGGACCTGGCTCCAAGGTCCTCTACCTCGGTGGTGCCTCCGGTACCTCCGTCTCCcacgtcgccgacatcgtcgGTCCCACCGGCTTCGTTTACGCTGTCGAATTCTCCCCTCGCTCTGGCCGTGACCTCATCGGCATGGCTGCGAAGCGCACCAACGTCGTCCCCattgtcgaggacgcccgcCAGCCCCTCAAATACCGCATGCTCATGCccatggtcgacgccatctTCGCCGATGTCGCTCAGCCCGACCAGGCTCGCATTGTCGCTATGAACGCTCACCAGTTCCTgaaggtcggcggcggcatcctcatTTCCATTAAGGCCAACTGTATCGACAGTACTGCACCTGCCACTAAGGTCTTCGCCATggaggtcgagaagctgaGAGCGGAGCGCATCACTCCCAAGGAGCAGCTTACGCTAG AACCTTTCGAGCGTGACCACTgccttgtcgccgccgagtaCTCGCGCTACGCAAAATAA
- a CDS encoding G-protein coupled receptor, with protein sequence MNTPEEKVNLDKGDLDLLSIIERTCSVFSLLGCVFIIVTFCSSRAFHKPINRLVFFASFGNMMTNVGTLMARSYIGSPDSAGCQLQAFLVQMFMPADAFWTLTMAINVYLTFYYKFDAERLRRMEIPYLIFCYGIPFIPALVYVFIRNGDGQRVYGNATLWCWVTPEWEIWRILTFYGPAFNLLCEATITNVLRIAILITFFIYIRAGREIYQKRKQLRNFSSSDHDQGNSFHDVLTSVKTTEVYVTSEVVIDQPHGSIGLGPMGRRGSEAGPSPRMPNAAAYSVSISASHNHNRNESLADEVLPVESTAAEAATQRPINSARRRNFELNNAAWSYTKCSILFFTVILITWVPSSANRVYSVIHTRESSTPLEFMSAFVLPLQGFWNALIYVVTSWKACKTLWTDIKYASRRPDVTEIVGTFRHSDSFRIASQNRRTKNYESESIAELTNSRPSSKEQVSRA encoded by the exons ATGAACACACCCGAAGAGAAGGTCAACCTGGATAAGGGCGATCTTGACTTGCTCAGCATCATCGAACGGACGTGCTCGGTGTTTTCCCTGCTGGGATGTGTCTTCATCATCGTAACATTCTGCTCGTCGAGAGCGTTTCACAAGCCCATCAACCGGCTAGTATTCTTTGCCTCCTTTGGCAACATGATGACAAATGTCGGGACTCTCATGGCGAGGTCATATATTGGCTCTCCTGACTCCGCGGGCTGTCAACTTCAGGCTTTTCTGGTGCAGAT GTTTATGCCGGCCGATGCATTTTGGACGCTCACCATGGCCATCAATGTGTATCTAACATTCTACTACAAATTTGACGCCGAAAGACTACGGAGGATGGAGATTCCCTACCTCATCTTCTGCTACGGTATTCCGTTCATCCCCGCACTGGTATATGTCTTTATCAGgaacggcgacggccagaGAGTCTACGGAAATGCAACGCTATGGTGCTGGGTCACGCCTGAGTGGGAAATCTGGCGCATTCTCACGTTTTACGGGCCT GCCTTCAACCTCCTGTGCGAGGCGACCATCACTAACGTTCTTAGGATCGCAATCCTGATCACCTTCTTCATCTACATCCGCGCTGGTAGGGAGATCTATCAGAAGCGCAAGCAGCTTCGCAACTTTAGCTCTTCCGACCACGATCAAGGGAACTCGTTCCACGACGTTCTCACCTCAGTGAAGACAACAGAAGTCTATGTCACCTCAGAGGTGGTGATTGACCAACCGCATGGCTCTATCGGGCTGGGTCCGATGGGAAGACGTGGGTCGGAAGCCGGCCCATCCCCGCGGATGCCCAATGCCGCCGCCTATTCCGTTAGCATCTCTGCGAGCCATAACCACAACCGCAACGAGTCGCTGGCCGACGAAGTCCTCCCTGTAGAAAGCACTGCGGCCGAAGCTGCCACGCAGCGTCCCATCAACTCGGCTCGCCGGCGCAATTTCGAACTCAACAACGCTGCGTGGTCGTACACCAAGTGCTCCATCCTATTTTTCACCGTCATTCTCATCACTTGGGTCCCGTCGAGCGCCAACCGCGTTTACTCGGTCATCCACACGAGGGAATCCTCAACACCCCTTGAGTTCATGAGTGCCTTCGTCCTCCCACTACAAGGATTTTGGAATGCCCTCATCTATGTTGTAACCTCATGGAAGGCTTGCAAGACTCTATGGACCGACATCAAGTATGCGTCTCGACGGCCAGACGTCACGGAAATCGTTGGTACTTTCCGCCACAGTGACTCGTTCAGGATAGCGAGCCAGAACCGAAGAACAAAGAACTACGAGAGTGAAAGCATAGCAGAACTCACAAACAGCCGACCAAGCTCCAAGGAGCAGGTTTCGCGGGCATAG